AGGGAAAGAAGGGGTCTTCGACGATTCGCATCCCGCGGTAGGCGTCGTACGCTTCGTCGAGCAGTTCGCCCCCCGGAGTCGCTTCGACGATGGCGTCTAAGTCGTCGTCCAGTCGCAGGAGGTCGAACAGTAGGTCTTCAGCATCAGTACTGGCTTCCCACTCCAACAGACCATCGCGCTGGCGCACCCAGAGGACTTCGTCGTCGAGGACCGTGTAGTACCACGCAGACCCGCCGTAGGCAGCAGCCGTTTCGTACATCTGACCGTCCTCGCGCCGCCAGAGGTAGCTCTGGCCACTCTCCAGCGTCGATTGGAGGTCTATCCCCCCGGACAGGTCCGCGACGGCTATCGAACCGGAATCCATCGCCGGTCAGAAAGGGCCGGGGTACTTGAAAACTTTCGGTTTAGGGCCAACGTTAATACTGGTGGCCGTACAAGTTTGATGCGACCATGAACTGCAGTGTTGTCGTGGAGGCCGCAGTCCCGGTCTACGACGTCGAGACCTCGGACGAGGCGGTACGAATCGCCATCTCGAAGACCGGAGAGTTGCTCAACCCCGACCTGAACTACGTCGAGATTAACATGGGCGAGCGGTCCTGTCCGCACTGTGGTGAGGAGTTGGACCCCGCGTTCATCGCCGCCGACGAGAGTCTGGTCGCGCTGGAACTAGAGATGACGGTCTTCAACGTCGAACGCGAGGAACACGCCTCGCGCATCGCTCGCAAGGAGATCGGTCAACGACTCGAAAACATCCCCCTGTCGATACTCGACGTCACCGTGCTGGAAGACGACGACGAGGACGATGAGGACGAGG
The sequence above is a segment of the Halorussus halophilus genome. Coding sequences within it:
- a CDS encoding DUF555 domain-containing protein, with the protein product MNCSVVVEAAVPVYDVETSDEAVRIAISKTGELLNPDLNYVEINMGERSCPHCGEELDPAFIAADESLVALELEMTVFNVEREEHASRIARKEIGQRLENIPLSILDVTVLEDDDEDDEDEEEEVEEAETASDGTDDEVLPEFEDLIE